The proteins below are encoded in one region of Oncorhynchus masou masou isolate Uvic2021 chromosome 15, UVic_Omas_1.1, whole genome shotgun sequence:
- the LOC135556332 gene encoding protein NDNF-like codes for MRLDFGPQGWPLALALLLGVVVGQKLPTRDEGLFQMQIRDKTLFHDSSIIPDGAEISGYLFRDTPKRYYFVVEEDNTPLSVTVTPCDAPLEWKLTLQELPEEASGEGSGEPEPLDQQKHQQVTVDEGTELFSYKGNDVESYVATSSPSGLYQLEMLSTEKDSNFKVYATTTPASDQPYPELPYDPRVDITALGRTTVTLAWKPTPTGVLMGQPVQYCVVINKEHNFKSLCAAEAKISADDAFMAAPKPGRDFSPFDFAHFGFVHSDNNLNRGLTSNKISRSYTAKPKASDIQKVCIGNKNIFTVSDLKPDTQYYFDVFAVNSATNTSTAYVGTFARTKEEARQKTVELKDGKVSDVFIKRKGSKFLRFAPVSSHQRVTLFVHACLDSVQVQVRRDGKLLLSQNVEGVRQFQLRGKPKAKYLIRLRGSRKGASTLKVLATTKPSSKQPFPSLPEDTRIKAFDKLRTCSSATVAWLGTQDRNKFCVYKKEVSESYGEEQRRREQNQCAGPETRRKSEKVLCKYFHSPNLQKAVTTETITGLEPGKTYLLDVYVVGHSGHSVKYQSKLVKTRKYC; via the exons ATGAGGCTGGATTTTGGACCTCAGGGCTGGCCTCTGGCCCTGGCTCTACTGCTGGGGGTTGTAGTGGGCCAGAAGCTGCCCACGCGAGACGAGGGCCTGTTCCAGATGCAGATCAGAGACAAAACCCTGTTCCATGATTCCTCCATTATCCCAGACGGAGCCGAGATCAGTGGATACTTGTTCAGGGACACGCCCAAAAG GTACTACTTTGTGGTGGAGGAGGACAACACCCCACTGTCTGTGACGGTGACACCATGTGATGCTCCTCTGGAGTGGAAGCTAACTCTGCAGGAGCTGCCTGAGGAGGCCAGTGGAGAGGGATCAG GTGAGCCAGAGCCCTTGGACCAGCAGAAGCATCAGCAGGTGACAGTAGATGAGGGCACAGAGCTCTTCTCCTACAAGGGGAACGATGTGGAGTCCTACGTGGCCACCAGCTCTCCCTCCGGCCTCTATCAGCTGGAGATGCTCTCCACAGAGAAGGACAGCAACTTCAAGGTGTACGCTACCACCACCCCAGCGTCTGACCAGCCCTACCCCGAGCTGCCCTACGATCCCCGGGTGGACATCACCGCCCTGGGCCGGACCACTGTCACCCTGGCCTGGAAGCCCACCCCTACAGGCGTTCTGATGGGCCAGCCCGTCCAGTATTGTGTGGTCATCAACAAGGAGCACAATTTCAAGAGCCTGTGTGCTGCCGAGGCTAAGATCAGCGCTGACGATGCCTTCATGGCCGCTCCAAAGCCAGGCCGGGACTTCAGCCCCTTCGACTTTGCTCACTTTGGCTTTGTCCACTCAGACAATAACTTAAACAGAGGTCTCACCAGCAACAAGATCTCCCGTTCCTACACAGCCAAACCCAAGGCCTCTGACATTCAGAAAGTCTGCATCGGGAACAAGAACATCTTCACTGTGTCGGACCTGAAGCCGGACACTCAGTATTACTTTGACGTGTTCGCTGTGAACTCTGCCACCAACACCAGCACCGCCTACGTGGGCACCTTTGCCCGCACCAAAGAGGAGGCTCGGCAGAAGACGGTGGAACTGAAGGATGGCAAAGTGTCCGACGTCTTCATCAAGAGGAAGGGCAGTAAGTTCCTGCGCTTCGCCCCTGTCTCCTCCCACCAGAGGGTCACTCTGTTTGTACATGCCTGTCTGGACTCTGTTCAGGTGCAGGTTAGGCGTGATGGCAAGCTGCTGCTCTCCCAGAATGTGGAGGGTGTACGGCAGTTCCAGCTGCGAGGGAAGCCCAAGGCCAAGTACCTGATCCGTCTGCGAGGCAGCAGGAAAGGAGCGTCCACCCTGAAGGTGCTGGCCACCACAAAGCCCAGCAGCAAGCAGCCCTTCCCATCGCTACCCGAGGACACACGCATCAAGGCCTTCGACAAGCTGCGTACCTGCTCCTCTGCTACTGTGGCCTGGCTGGGAACGCAGGACCGCAACAAGTTCTGCGTCTACAAAAAAGAGGTTTCCGAGAGCTACGGCGAGGAGCAGCGGCGCCGTGAGCAGAACCAGTGTGCCGGGCCTGAGACGCGCAGGAAGTCAGAGAAGGTCCTCTGCAAGTACTTCCACAGCCCAAACCTGCAGAAGGCCGTTACCACGGAAACCATCACAGGGCTGGAGCCGGGCAAGACCTATCTGCTGGACGTTTATGTTGTGGGCCACAGTGGTCACTCAGTCAAATACCAGAGCAAACTGGTGAAAACGAGGAAGTACTGCTAA